aaaaaaaaaggactattTTAGGAAGGTTAcgagccatttttgaaaaaaaaaaacattttagtcAAGTACCTATCGATAATTTCGGTCCTAATAAATTGATATTTCTCTCTATCTTCGcaagcaacaacaaaaatatttgagtgAGCTCGTAAATATCTGACCACTCGGTTTTGGTACTCCCAAGTTTTCATGATCATGACTTTCTTCCTAGCCTCTAAATATCAAAGATATTTGATATCTATGTGTTAAGGCCCATTGTATTGAGAATATGTTAGATGAAATTAACAGAGAAATATCgattagaaataatttattcGTAACTTCAAATTCTGAAAACTATAGCAAAAATGAATAACAGTATGCGAAACTATGCAACAATGAAGCATACACTAATTGGCATTCAAAGTTTCATCTCAAAACAAACCACTAGGTATATCAAACTACGCGGATGTGCCGGAACCGGTAGTTAAAGCATTTTGAAGCAAATATCATTGATAGCTGTGGGtgaataaattattacaaaaagcatGATATATAGACATTTCAAAGAAATTGATGGAAATGCAAGTTTCATGTTTGATCTAAATCAAAAAGGAAGGAGAACATACatagtacatacatacattagacagtgaaaatgaaaattggtGGCTTTCATTATGATAGCGTGATTATTAGGTACATATTATTCCAAGAAAATTCCACAGCTTTTGCTTTTGTAAAACTTAATCTGTAATTCATGATTTACAAcgagatataaaataaatatactttgcatacttattggaACATTCTacataattatttcttatttcgtgacctttttgagTAGGTACAATAAATTTTACTATCTTTTGTATTTTCTAATGCTTAGTTCGTACCAGTcgacattttaaatatttattttgaagcAGGGTATATTCATACCTGAAACGTCGATTGGTACGAACTAAGCATTAGAAAATACAAGAAAGACCTAAAAAGCCCACGaaatagtaaaatttattttacataaatgtacctacataagtgctcaactattaaaaaaattacactggtcaacaaaattaaactttttttttgttacagaaaccaaggtatacttttctataggattttggtgtgctgagctcaaatccgaagtcaaaaaaattctatcacatcacgtttttgagataatcccgttaaaaaaatcgaaaatgccgctttttaccagttttcgagattatttcttagcttttggttatttgttttaaataaatttgtaacggtttctaatagaactaaatcttgtgtttctaaatccgtttaaatcttttaaaaatctcttatcttctttgagaaatctaaaattgaaatcaacgtgtttggtatatctcatgtttatttacttttaataataaatctcgaaatgttctttgccaatcgctttcaaattttgacacaacgttccatttagaatcttgcaagtttttatatttgcgaaggtggtgaatcgcagtgagatacatcaaagcgtgaccgtgtcagatacttatactaaataattactagtgagaaaaatatataattttttttcttgttaaaaacaagataagaacttactggaatgtaaatgaaacgttgtgtcaaaatttgaaagcgattggcaaagaacatttcgagatttattattaaaagcaaaaaaatatgagatataccaaacacgttgatttcaatttcagatttctcaaagaagataagagatttttaaaagatttaaacggatttagaaagacaagatttagttatattagaaaccgttacaaatttatttaaaacaaataaccaaaagctaagaaataatctcgaaaactggtaaaaaagcggcattttcgattttctaacgggattatctcaaaaacgtgatgtggtagaattgttttgacttcggattcgagctcagcacccaaaaaacctatagaaaagtatatcttggtgtctgtaacaaaaaccttgttgaccagtgttattataattttgattaGGTAATACGTAACCATGATGAACTGAACTTTTGGTAGTCTATCGGTGAAAAAAGTTGAGttggaaaattaaattgaaagctTCACTAAAGACACGCTCAAGTGATTGACATCAACCACTTGAaagtattatttaaaaaaaaatatgtagaatttttttgttttttttgatagatgaaagtcaaaactattttaagtagATTTTTACttacatatttgaaattaatctTATTGAGCATGTAAGGACCTATAATGCAACAATAACTGTCCAAAATTTGTGGGATAGTTATAAATTAACctaatggaaaataaaaaacaggtcactaaaataaattaaacaattagaATAATAAGTCATCTTGTCACTCAATTTTATGGACTTACCGAAGTTTTTGAATTTAGTAGCCATGTATAGTATGTTCTTTGAGCTATGTATTGAATTGGAGGAACTCATGTTTTGTGAGGTATATCAACATCAATGTATCCCATAACTTTGATTAATGATGACGCTGCAACCGTCAAACTTTTTTAAAGAATcttctgagttttttttttccaaattagtTTTTCTCCGACCATATTGAGATACAAAGTTCACATAGCCACCACTTTAGATACAGGTTCTGCTACTATTTTATTCAGGCATCCattgtaaaaaaattcttactaattttttagtaattttaattatttttcttacacTTCACTTACAACTTGACATACATACTTTGATGTTGCTGCTTCTAACTTGTCCGAATAAGTTGCATCGTCAAAACTTTTTGAGACAGAAACAATATGTTTGAGATTattcatgatttttattttgagcgattatgaattttttaaattttttttaggagtgtaaaaatcagaagtttagggccatttgctgataCGATACTTAAGAGTTTATGTTTGACATAAACCCTTAGGTACCACATATTGGTTTGCACCAAACCTAAACCTAAACATAAACTTCGATAAGTAGAACATTATTTATGTCTACGAAAAAGtaatacataaaatatttaggtTTGACATAAGGGATTGAagcgttttgaaaaattatttttgaatatttggttttttataaataaaaaaggttttacaagaaatcaaaagaaaacgtaaataaaaatggattttgAAATTCTGGATGTGTTTGACGATGACATGGAAATCCTTGAAGTGATAGAAATTGGCATTCCTCGTCAAATATATGAGagaaatgaatatttttcttcatttgatGAGCTTTCTTTTTACAAAAGATTCCgcttaacaaaagaaataacCATTATGGTTTtggaaaaaatagaaattttgttgGAGTGTCCATCAAACAGGTACAAGAAAGAgcaaagttaatttaaatttaaaatcataaaaataaatatatatttgcgTTTTCAGAAACAATTCTATCGCTCCAATAAATCAACTTTTAGTCGCTTTGCGGTTTTTTGCAACAGGAAACCATCTTTTAAGCATTGCTGATTTTGGTGGAATGCATGTCTCAACAGTTTCAAGGATAGTTTTAAAAGTTTCTAGAGCCCTAGCTAGACTTGGAAATGAATATATCAAATTTTCAGAAAACGAAGccgatattttgaaaactaagaaagaattttttgcaatAGCATCGTTCCCAAATGTTGTTGGTGCCATTGACGGTACTCATGTTAAAATTCAATCTCCCGgtagatactttttttcaaattattttgaaactgttttcaaatacataaatatgtatgtaaatgtatttaaagttgGACCTGATGCAGAAGTTTTTCGAAACAGAAAAGGCTACTTTTCTATAAACGTCCAGGCAGTTTGCAATGCCAAAATGATATTCACCAATGTGGTGGCAAGGTGGCCAGGATCTAGCCATGATGCAACGATATTCAATTGttgcaaagttaaaaatatcatggaaAGACAGTCTGGCTTGTACTCAGATTGTTTTATTTTGGGTACgtccaaaaaaaatgttcgtatTTGTAtgaatattatattttgttaataGGTGATTCAGCGTATCctcaaaaatcttatttaatgACGCCACTCCTCAATCCAAATGGTACAGCGGAGCAGTTATACAATGAATCGCAAATTCGTTCCAGAGGTGTAATTGAAAAAGCGTTTGGCATTTTAAAGCGAAGATTTCCCATACTGGCATACGGTGCCCGTTTGAAGTTAAGTACTGTCTTAACTATTATAATTGCAACTTGCACCTTGCACAACATTCTAAGGCAAAACAACATACTCGAAGACCCTCCTGAAAGCTTAGACTTTAATAATGAAGACCTAGAACGTGTTATTAATGCAGGGCAAATAGATGTTGATCACTCTTCCCGACAAAACAATGCAAGAACGAATTCTTCAAATCTTAACATGCAGAAACGTATGAATTTGATAAATGATTACTTTGGACGTTTGTAACTATTTAATCACTGTTGAAGGGCAAAATAAAAcgcatatttatttaaaaagagattgtttttttaataattcatacacagaaacaataaaatctttaaaaacaacaaacatacaaaattaaaattcagaaaatacctatgtacatacatacaaacatttgtatggacaaaataaaaacatgcaTAAAGGTAGGTTCTGCGACTATTGTTTAGTTTTGGCTGATCTCATCAAAATAAACTTCAATTTCCTTTAAAACATTTTGGGCATCCTTGGCGGTGCAGctttcttttttaatctttttcaaAAGTTCAGTCTTAATTTGAATATCTAGCTCCATGGATTTTTTCTTCAGCTCATGCTCGATATTTCGTTGGTACTTGTTGTCAAAGGCTTCTTCTTTCAGAGTATCGTACTGCAACTTGGCAAGTTCTATTTTAATTCTTGATAGTTCAGTATACTGCTCTGTTATTTTAGTGTTTGGTACACTTGAAGCAACGGGTCTTTTTTTAGACATCCAAGGTGTATTTATCTCTTGGTTAATgctttcaaaagattttttaaaaccttttgACATAATCACTTttggtgttttttctttttcaacatCCTCACCGGAAATACTTTGTTCATTAGCCTCACTTAATTTGGGATCACAAGTTGATTGTATTGGGGGTTTCAGTTTGGGatttatacctttttttaacATAGACGGTTTATAACTGCTCCAGTCGTTGTTTTGGTTTGGGTTGTTATCaatctaaaatcaaattatGTTGTCTTTTAtcaataagaaaattaattaaattccattttaaattacattttcaCTTCGTTCATTCGATTGGCTATCTCCATCAAACTCGTTCTCCAAACCATGAACCGTTTTTGGATTCATAATGGAGATAGCAAGTTCGAAATTTGGGTCCGTTGGTTTGAACTGCTTTCCACCTCCAGTTTGCAaacatgaaaatttttcttgagCAGCTTCCTTCCTGGTTTCCCCTTTGTAGTTTGCATAGAACCGTTTAAGTGATTCGCCACTTCTATAGCAGGAAGCTCCGGATTGACTGTTGAAATTTGTTTCGATACGTAGCCAAGCACTTTCTTTATCCTTCCAAGTTGCAGCatccgtttttttattttctattactCCTCTTTCTTCATACACACAATGAAGGAGCAATGATTTTTCACTCGATGAAAAGTtaggatttctttttttaattttttgcgacattttttctcaaaaacacaataaaacaaaaaaaatcaaacattcaCCGAtaaattttcttgcaaaaattttaaatttgacatATCGCATTTTTCAAAGTGAACTTAGATGTATTTCAAATCTCTTTCTTAGCTATGATCGACATAAATTTTTATGTGCAACACAAATAGATTTGTGTATAACATAAAAGTTATGTGGAACCTGGCTATTAACTGGATTTATGTTTCGAATCAGCAAACGGGCCTTAGTTTCCTAGAAACAGTGATGattttaaaagtatttcaaaGTAATAGACCGGGCGGCggctgcagaaacgctcaactcatcgagctaaagaaaaattcacttttgtagCAAAAGATGACTCTGAGTAACTTCGAAAACCAGAGGTCCTCCCGTCCGCATCCTGGCAGGATTGGCGTAGCAGGGTGAAATCGGGTGCATTTTTTAGGCACccttcaactcatcgagctaaagaaaaaaattgccatGGTGGTCTTAGACTCAATTAGTGTATcaaaaaac
This DNA window, taken from Episyrphus balteatus chromosome 2, idEpiBalt1.1, whole genome shotgun sequence, encodes the following:
- the LOC129909529 gene encoding uncharacterized protein LOC129909529 produces the protein MSQKIKKRNPNFSSSEKSLLLHCVYEERGVIENKKTDAATWKDKESAWLRIETNFNSQSGASCYRSGESLKRFYANYKGETRKEAAQEKFSCLQTGGGKQFKPTDPNFELAISIMNPKTVHGLENEFDGDSQSNERSENIDNNPNQNNDWSSYKPSMLKKGINPKLKPPIQSTCDPKLSEANEQSISGEDVEKEKTPKVIMSKGFKKSFESINQEINTPWMSKKRPVASSVPNTKITEQYTELSRIKIELAKLQYDTLKEEAFDNKYQRNIEHELKKKSMELDIQIKTELLKKIKKESCTAKDAQNVLKEIEVYFDEISQN
- the LOC129909528 gene encoding putative nuclease HARBI1, encoding MIFTNVVARWPGSSHDATIFNCCKVKNIMERQSGLYSDCFILGDSAYPQKSYLMTPLLNPNGTAEQLYNESQIRSRGVIEKAFGILKRRFPILAYGARLKLSTVLTIIIATCTLHNILRQNNILEDPPESLDFNNEDLERVINAGQIDVDHSSRQNNARTNSSNLNMQKRMNLINDYFGRL